Proteins co-encoded in one Callospermophilus lateralis isolate mCalLat2 chromosome 2, mCalLat2.hap1, whole genome shotgun sequence genomic window:
- the Unc93b1 gene encoding protein unc-93 homolog B1 has translation MEAEPPLYPVAGAVGPQGDEDQLGAADGCEAPLDELVGAYPNYNEEEEERRYYRRKRLGVLKNVLAASAGGMLTYGVYLGLLQMQLILHYDETYREVKYGNMGLPDIDSKMLMGINVTPIAALLYTPVLIRFFGTKWMMFLAVGIYALFVSTNYWERYYTLVPSAVALGMAIVPLWTSMGNYITRMSQKYYEYSHYKEQDEQGPQQRPPRGSHAPYLLVFQAIFYSFFHLSFACAQLPMVYFLNYYLYDLNHTLYNVQSCGTNSHGILNGFNKTVLRTLPRSRNLIVVESVLMAVAFLAMLLVLGLCGAAYRPTEEIDLRSVGWGNIFQLPFKYVRDFRLRHLVPFFIYSGFEVLFACTGLALGYGVCSVGLERLAYLLVAYSLGASAASVLGLLGLWLPRSVLLVTGAGLHLLLTLGLFFWAPAPRTLKHSWVLYVAAALWGVGSAFNKTGLSTLLGILYEDKERQDFIFTIYHWWQAVAIFMVYLGASLPMKAKLAVLLVTLVAAVASYLWMERKLRRGMAPRQPRIPRPQHKVRGYRYLEEENSDESDAEGARGGGDCAEGEAAGPRPGPEPAAPCRRPCPYEQALGGDGPQEH, from the exons ATGGAGGCGGAGCCGCCGCTCTACCCGGTGGCCGGGGCCGTGGGGCCGCAGGGCGACGAGGACCAACTCGGGGCAGCGGACGGGTGCGAGGCCCCG CTGGACGAGCTGGTGGGCGCGTACCCCAACTAcaacgaggaggaggaggagcgccGCTACTACCGCCGCAAGCGCCTCGGCGTGCTCAAGAACGTGCTGGCCGCCAGCGCGGGCGGCATGCTCACCTACGGCGTCTACCTGG GCCTCCTGCAGATGCAGCTGATCCTGCACTACGATGAGACCTACCGCGAGGTGAAGTACGGCAACATGGGCCTTCCCGACATCGACAGCAAGATGCTGATGGGCATCAACGTGACACCCATCGCTGCCCTGCTCTACACACCGGTGCTCATCAG GTTTTTTGGCACCAAGTGGATGATGTTCCTGGCCGTGGGCATCTATGCGCTCTTTGTCTCCACCAACTACTGGGAGCGCTACTACACACTGGTGCCCTCAGCTGTGGCCCTGGGCATGGCCATCGTTCCTCTCTGGACCTCCATGGGCAACTATATCACCAG GATGTCGCAGAAGTACTATGAGTACTCCCACTACAAGGAGCAGGATGAGCAGGGCCCTCAGCAGCGTCCACCGCGGGGCTCCCACGCACCCTACCTCCTGGTCTTCCAAGCCATCTTCTACAGCTTCTTCCAT CTGAGCTTTGCCTGTGCCCAACTGCCCATGGTTTACTTCCTGAACTACTACCTGTATGACCTGAACCACACATTGTACAACGTGCAGAGCTGCG GCACCAACAGCCATGGCATCCTTAATGGCTTCAACAAGACGGTTCTGCGGACATTACCGCGGAGCCGAAACCTCATCGTGGTGGAGAGCGTGCTCATGGCGGTGGCCTTCCTGGCCATGCTGCTG GTGCTGGGGCTGTGCGGTGCAGCTTACCGGCCCACCGAGGAGATCGACCTGCGCAGCGTGGGCTGGGGCAACATCTTCCAGCTGCCCTTCAAGTACGTGCGTGACTTCCGCCTGCGCCACCTGGTGCCCTTCTTTATCTACAGTGGCTTTGAGGTGCTCTTTGCCTGCACGGGTCTCGCCCTG GGCTATGGAGTGTGCTCCGTTGGGCTGGAGCGGCTGGCCTACCTCCTTGTGGCTTACAGCCTAGGTGCCTCAGCTGCCTCGGTCCTGGGTCTGCTGGGGCTGTGGTTGCCACGCTCAGTGCTCCTGGTCACTGGGGCAGGGCTGCACCTGCTGCTCACTCTTGGCCTCTTTTTCTGGGCCCCTGCACCTCGAACCCTGAAACACAGCTGGGTCCTCTATGTGGCAGCTGCCCTCTGGGGTGTGGGCAGTGCCTTCAACAAGACCGGACTCAGCA CACTCCTGGGAATCCTGTACGAGGACAAGGAGAGGCAGGACTTCATCTTTACCATCTACCACTGGTGGCAGGCGGTGGCCATCTTCATGGTGTACCTGGGTGCCAGTCTGCCCATGAAG GCTAAGCTGGCGGTGCTGCTGGTGACTCTGGTGGCGGCGGTGGCCTCGTACCTGTGGATGGAGCGGAAGTTGCGGCGCGGGATGGCCCCGCGCCAGCCGCGCATCCCGCGGCCGCAGCACAAGGTGCGGGGCTACCGCTACCTGGAGGAGGAGAACTCGGACGAGAGCGACGCGGAGGGGGCGCGCGGCGGCGGGGACTGCGCCGAGGGGGAGGCGGCAGGGCCGCGCCCGGGCCCGGAGCCAGCTGCCCCCTGCCGCCGGCCCTGCCCCTACGAACAGGCGCTGGGGGGCGACGGCCCCCAGGAGCACTGA